A single region of the Brachypodium distachyon strain Bd21 chromosome 3, Brachypodium_distachyon_v3.0, whole genome shotgun sequence genome encodes:
- the LOC100845819 gene encoding ribulose bisphosphate carboxylase small chain PW9, chloroplastic encodes MAPTVMSSAATAVAPFQGLKSTAGLPIGRRSASAGLGSVSNGGRIRCMQVWPIEGIKKFETLSYLPPLTVESLLKQIEYLIRSKWVPCLEFSKVGFVFREHGNSPGYYDGRYWTMWKLPMFGCTDATQVLKELEEVKKEYPDAYVRIIGFDNTRQVQCISFIAFKPPGCEESGKA; translated from the exons ATGGCTCCCACAGTGATGTCGTCAGCGGCTACTGCCGTTGCTCCTTTCCAGGGCCTCAAGTCCACCGCCGGGCTCCCCATCGGCCGCCGCTCAGCCAGCGCTGGTCTCGGCAGCGTCTCCAACGGTGGAAGGATCAGGTGCATGCAG GTGTGGCCAATTGAGGGCATCAAGAAGTTCGAAACCCTTTCCTACCTGCCGCCTCTCACCGTGGAGTCCCTCTTGAAGCAGATCGAGTATCTCATCCGCTCCAAGTGGGTTCCTTGCCTCGAGTTCAGCAAGGTCGGTTTCGTCTTCCGTGAGCACGGCAACTCTCCCGGGTACTACGACGGCAGGTACTGGACAATGTGGAAGCTTCCCATGTTCGGGTGCACCGACGCCACGCAGGTGCTAaaggagctggaggaggtgAAGAAGGAGTACCCTGACGCCTATGTCCGCATCATCGGCTTCGACAACACCAGGCAAGTGCAGTGCATCAGCTTCATCGCCTTCAAGCCACCGGGTTGTGAGGAGTCCGGCAAGGCCTAA
- the LOC100845210 gene encoding IQ domain-containing protein IQM3 — MGLSISYPPDDYLPAMEDNMGRLFIRSVSFNDMDGAESPSALLPPVFASPKLVTERSLSFNRRESDRVQTSVRTPKSDKEPSISAGSSRFGPLTGECAPDSPVVGMESSKHQAAAVRLQKVYKSFRTRRQLADCAVLVEQQWWKLLDFALLKRNSVSFFDIEKPETAVSRWSRARIKAAKVGKGLSKDEKAQKLALQHWLEAIDPRHRYGHNLHFYYHRWLHCESQQPFFYWLDVGDGKDVTLEEHCSRRKLHKQCIKYLGPKEREPYEVIVVDARLMYKVSHQIVDTTRGPKGTKWIFVLSTCKALYIGQKKKGTFQHSSFLAGGATSAAGRLVVENGTMKAVWPHSGHYRPTQQNFQEFVNFLKERSVDLTDVKLSPSEGEGEGEGDAEFSFKSSNSQVDLTELSQPENKVDEAQVAPCNGTGETEISNGSMPTTAISNELRASTPRIVESSTTNRLQGKRPSRLLINSSNRILPTTQDNRRTSPDAKDINEDSAMFSECLDFCKKNLFAEVEEEEEAGELVEVPEELILRRITSKKGMRSCQLGKQLSFQWSTGAGPRIGCVRDYPPELQFRALEEVSLSPRSSRPMRFSSPRPSMLTQNTAKVGGTPIFQGGGIHMIPKSRQRSVTWTAF; from the exons ATGGGGCTGTCGATCTCATACCCACCAGATGACTACTTGCCAGCAATGGAGGATAACATGGGCAGGCTGTTCATCCGGTCTGTCAGCTTCAACGACATGGATGGCGCCGAGTCGCCGTCAGCATTGCTTCCCCCCGTCTTCGCCTCCCCGAAGTTGGTCACAGAAAGATCCCTGAGCTTCAATAGAAGAGAGTCTGACCGAGTTCAGACATCGGTGAGGACTCCCAAATCTGACAAGGAGCCTAGTATTAGTGCTGGGTCATCGAGATTCGGGCCGCTGACGGGAGAGTGCGCACCAGACTCTCCGGTGGTTGGAATGGAGAGCTCCAAGCACCAGGCCGCCGCAGTCAGGCTGCAGAAGGTGTACAAAAGCTTCAGGACAAGACGTCAGCTCGCGGATTGTGCCGTTCTTGTCGAGCAGCAATG GTGGAAGTTGCTTGATTTTGCACTGCTCAAGCGGAATTCGGTATCCTTCTTCGACATAGAGAAGCCGGAGACGGCTGTTTCAAGATGGTCTCGGGCTAGAATCAAGGCTGCCAAG GTTGGTAAAGGACTGTCCAAGGATGAAAAGGCCCAGAAACTTGCTCTTCAGCATTGGCTTGAGGCT ATCGACCCACGCCATCGGTATGGCCACAATCTGCATTTCTACTACCACCGGTGGCTCCATTGTGAAAGCCAGCAGCCATTCTTCTACTG GTTGGATGTAGGCGACGGAAAAGATGTCACCTTAGAAGAGCATTGTTCCAGACGGAAGCTGCACAAGCAATGCATCAAGTACCTTGGTCCT AAAGAGAGGGAGCCCTACGAAGTGATTGTCGTTGACGCGAGGCTGATGTACAAGGTAAGCCATCAGATCGTCGACACCACCAGAGGCCCCAAGGGAACAAAATGGATCTTTGTGCTGAGCACATGCAAGGCCCTGTATATCGGTCAG aagaagaagggcacaTTCCAGCACTCCAGCTTCCTTGCAGGGGGAGCCACATCTGCTGCAGGGAGATTAGTGGTAGAGAATGGAACTATGAAG GCTGTCTGGCCTCATAGCGGACATTACCGGCCAACTCAGCAAAATTTTCAGGAGTTCGTCAACTTTCTCAAGGAGAGAAGTGTGGATCTTACAGACGTCAAG TTGAGCCCATCAGAAGGCGAAGGCGAAGGCGAAGGCGATGCTGAGTTCAGCTTCAAGAGTAGCAACTCCCAGGTGGACTTGACCGAACTCAGCCAACCAGAAAATAAAGTAGACGAGGCACAAGTGGCACCATGCAATGGCACCGGCGAAACCGAGATAAGCAATGGCAGCATGCCCACCACTGCGATATCCAATGAACTCAGAGCAAGCACACCAAGGATCGTGGAGTCCTCCACAACCAATAGGCTGCAAGGGAAGCGGCCATCCAGGCTGCTCATAAATTCTTCTAACAGAATTCTACCCACTACACAGGATAATAGAAGGACATCACCGGACGCCAAGGACATCAATGAGGATTCTGCCATGTTCAGCGAGTGCCTAGACTTCTGCAAGAAGAACCTATTTGCAgaggtcgaggaggaggaggaggcgggtgAGCTAGTGGAGGTGCCGGAGGAGCTGATCCTGCGCCGCATAACCTCCAAGAAGggcatgagatcatgccaacTGGGGAAGCAACTGTCCTTCCAATGGAGCACCGGGGCAGGGCCTCGGATCGGGTGTGTCCGTGACTACCCACCGGAGCTCCAGTTTCGGGCATTGGAGGAGGTCAGCCTGTCACCGCGAAGCAGTAGGCCAATGAGGTTTTCATCGCCAAGGCCAAGCATGCTGACACAAAATACTGCAAAGGTCGGTGGTACTCCTATTTTCCAAGGTGGCGGCATCCACATGATACCCAAGTCTAGGCAGAGGAGTGTCACTTGGACTGCTTTTTGA
- the LOC100831746 gene encoding uncharacterized protein LOC100831746 — MEGQAAAAAMSELQLQLLALVSDLRLTRERERAAREEIHAASQRWKEAEEEQQRETRELRTEVSARDEALRRLESRVKCLENENELLGRNEKDLKESMERLLQSRETFMKHYEDSACSLQWTIQLKDKQIAVISEKLNSHLALFSSVGKEVAAVKQALGDVECLVCEKENIVSDLKGKVQRISVLEKDFVEKLSFLGDKITSYQLELRNRARIIYELKGQLDAEKLNNNFHPQLEELTKALLVKDEIIERLTKDKQAMLMELHNMEIALRNFQDIISNIGHQGAKRFSPVSESQEIQDNVSKELESIPGSEGDPRNGHKMVPVIDEAEYKLEIGTVRKEVQSPVLLKHSALPSPEPGTANAETPNCLGESEDFGMGDSSPAQRSDNVNRDIETGNQS, encoded by the exons ATGgaggggcaggcggcggcggcggcgatgtcgGAACTGCAGCTCCAACTTCTCGCCCTCGTCTCGGATCTCCGCCTCACCCGC GAGCGGGAGCGGGCCGCCCGCGAGGAAATCCACGCAGCAAGCCAG AGATggaaggaggcagaggaggaacAACAGCGGGAGACGCGGGAGTTGCGAACGGAGGTGTCAGCCAGGGATGAAGCACTGCGGAGGCTCGAGTCCAGG GTAAAGTGCCTTGAAAATGAAAACGAGCTGCTTGGGAGAAACGAAAAGGATTTGAAAGAAAGCATGGAGAGGCTGCTTCAATCAAGGGAGACTTTCATGAAACATTATGAG GACTCTGCTTGTTCTCTGCAATGGACAATCCAGTTGAAGGATAAACAGATTGCTGTAATTTCAGAAAAGCTAAATTCTCATCTGGCATTGTTCAGTTCAGTAGGAAAGGAAGTTGCTGCAGTGAAACAAGCACTAGGTGATGTGGAATGTCTAGTTTGTGAGAAGGAAAATATAG TCTCTGATTTGAAGGGTAAGGTCCAAAGGATTTCTGTACTCGAGAAAGATTTTGTTG AGAAACTTAGTTTCTTGGGAGACAAAATAACTAGTTACCAACTTGAACTTCGAAATCGAGCGAGAATCATATATGAATTGAAGGGACAACTTGATGCTGAGAAGCTTAACAACAATTTTCACCCACAACTAGAAGAA CTTACGAAAGCCCTGCTGGTGAAGGATGAGATCATTGAGAGGCTGACTAAAGATAAGCAG GCAATGCTTATGGAGCTTCACAACATGGAAATTGCTTTACGGAATTTTCAAGACATAATCAGCAATATTGGACATCAG GGAGCAAAAAGGTTTTCACCGGTCTCTGAGAGTCAGGAAATACAAGATAATGTGAGCAAAGAGTTAGAAAG TATTCCAGGTAGTGAAGGTGATCCACGTAATGGGCATAAGATGGTACCTGTAATTGATGAAGCAG AATATAAGTTGGAAATTGGCACAGTCAGAAAAGAAGTACAAAGCCCAGTGCTCCTTAAG CATTCTGCCTTGCCATCTCCAGAGCCAGGAACTGCAAATGCTGAAACACCTAACTGCCTTGGTGAATCTGAAGACTTTGGGATG GGCGACTCATCTCCTGCACAGCGATCAGATAATGTGAATCGAGACATTGAGACGGGGAATCAATCGTGA
- the LOC104583645 gene encoding uncharacterized protein LOC104583645 produces the protein MSSKGQSRPKGSTSKGEKSEKASKKELSERARKDEEMRAKFAFFSPGYNGEGVEKLTLALATRHNEYGPTRVLPVGAERDPQYFRVFARFVLTGFVPPHSFFLSAIMETYGLILAQPGEGNDPDWDSARPEDSDSGDDSSLGVGGNSEDNDDAPREAGGGAPEEDDDDKDDVPLVRRSAAQTEASGRQAHSPKRLCRMRGPLFPPAEGLLRRPPLLPRRLRWFRPHGRASWRIGCSSSSRRGLQRRRSSLALRRQPRPNNHARQRVVVIKTPLTRREHRHLPLGIHKSSTLVGRAPAQEQGQRQSAGASRQPAATWATEPHTQPGTGRGKSPGTLHLHPQQLKCG, from the exons ATGTCTTCCAAAGGCCAAAGTCGACCCAAgggcagcaccagcaaaggggagaAGAGCGAGAAGGCCtccaagaaggagctgtcggaaaGAGCGCGGAAGGACGAGGAAATGCGAGCcaagttcgccttcttctcccccgggtacaacggcgagggggtggaGAAGCTTACCTTGGCGCTAGCCACCAGGCACAACGAGTACGGGCCGACGCGGGTACTacccgtcggcgcggagcgcgACCCGCAgtacttccgggtgttcgcgagGTTTGTTCTTACCGGGTTCGTGCCACCGCactccttctttctttctgccatcatggagacaTATGGGCTCATCCTGGCCCAG ccgGGAGAGGGGAATGACCCAGACTGGGACTCCGCCAGGCCGGAGGACTCGGACTCCGGCGATGACTCTTCTCTTGGCGTCGGAGGAAACTCCGAGGACAACGacgacgctccccgggaagctgGCGGGGgtgcgccggaggaggacgatgacGACAAAGACGACGTCCCCCTTGTGAGACGGTCGGCTGCACAAACGGAAGCGAGCGGGAGGCAAGCCCACAGCCCCAAGCGTCTCTGCCGGATGCGGGGACCGCTGTTTCCGCCGGCGGAGGGGCTACTACGGAGGCCACCCCTGCTGCCCCGGCGGCTCCGCTGGTTCCGCCCGCACGGAAGAGCATCTTGGCGGAtcgggtgctcaagctcaagccgCCGGG GTCTTCAAAGAAGAAGGAGCAGCCTAGCACTTCGCCGGCAGCCCCGGCCAAATAACCACGCCCGACAGCGGGTGGTGGTGATAAAGACGCCGTTGACGCGACGGGAACATCGGCATCTGCCGCTGGGGATACACAAATCCTCGACCTTGGTCGGCAGGGCACCGGCCCAGGAGCAG GGTCAGAGGCAGTCGGCGGGAGCCTCTCGGCAACCGGCGGCAACGTGGGCGACAGAGCCGCACACACAGCCGGGGACGGGACGCGGCAAG TCGCCGGGGACGCTCCATCTGCACCCGCAACAACTGAAATGTgggtga